The following proteins are encoded in a genomic region of Streptococcus equi subsp. equi:
- a CDS encoding ribosome-associated factor Y, with protein sequence MIKFSIRGENIEVTEAIRDYVESKLTKIEKYFVEEQEIDARVNLKVYREKTAKVEVTIPLGSVTLRAEDVSQDMYGSIDLVVDKIERQIRKNKTKIAKKHREKMSTSQVFTSEFEAEKAEETPEIKVVRTKNVTLKPMDVEEARLQMELLGHDFFIYTDAEDGATNVLYRREDGDLGLIEAK encoded by the coding sequence ATGATTAAATTCAGTATTCGTGGAGAAAACATCGAAGTGACAGAGGCTATTCGCGATTATGTAGAATCAAAGCTTACTAAGATTGAAAAATATTTTGTTGAAGAGCAAGAAATAGATGCGCGTGTTAATTTAAAGGTTTATCGTGAAAAGACTGCAAAGGTTGAAGTCACTATTCCGCTTGGTTCAGTGACACTTCGTGCAGAAGACGTTTCACAGGATATGTATGGTTCTATTGATTTAGTCGTTGATAAAATCGAACGTCAAATTAGAAAAAATAAAACAAAAATTGCCAAAAAGCATCGTGAAAAAATGTCAACTAGTCAAGTGTTTACTAGTGAATTTGAAGCAGAAAAAGCTGAAGAAACTCCAGAAATCAAAGTGGTCCGCACGAAAAATGTGACTCTAAAGCCAATGGACGTTGAGGAAGCTCGCTTGCAGATGGAACTTCTAGGGCATGATTTCTTCATCTATACAGATGCTGAGGACGGAGCAACAAATGTTCTTTATCGTCGTGAGGATGGTGACTTAGGACTTATCGAAGCAAAATAA
- the comFC gene encoding comF operon protein C ComFC, with protein sequence MCDACQRHFCRITQPTCSNCYQYRHEGACQDCIAWKRQGYQVDHQSLYQYNTAMKDYFSRYKFQGDYVLRSLFAQELAKHIKKYYKAYTLVPVPVSKQRYDERGFNQVTAILEYANLAYLDLFERIDDTRQSSKTKKERLQLNNRYRLKKGAALPPKILLIDDIYTTGSTIMSLRQELVRHGCQDIKSLSIAR encoded by the coding sequence ATGTGTGATGCCTGTCAGCGTCATTTTTGTAGGATTACTCAGCCAACCTGCTCTAATTGCTACCAGTATCGTCATGAGGGCGCCTGCCAGGATTGTATTGCCTGGAAAAGGCAAGGCTATCAGGTTGATCATCAGAGCCTTTACCAATACAACACCGCAATGAAGGATTATTTCAGCCGTTACAAATTTCAAGGAGATTATGTTTTACGCAGTCTTTTTGCGCAGGAGCTAGCTAAGCACATTAAAAAGTATTATAAAGCCTATACTTTGGTTCCTGTGCCTGTTAGCAAGCAAAGGTATGATGAAAGGGGCTTTAATCAAGTAACAGCTATTTTAGAATATGCCAACCTAGCCTATCTTGACCTATTTGAGCGAATCGACGATACTAGACAATCAAGCAAAACGAAAAAAGAACGCCTGCAGCTAAATAACCGCTATCGACTCAAAAAGGGAGCAGCTCTTCCACCGAAAATCTTATTAATTGACGATATCTATACAACCGGTAGCACCATAATGAGTCTAAGGCAGGAGCTTGTCAGGCATGGCTGTCAGGACATCAAAAGTCTCTCAATTGCACGATAA
- a CDS encoding phage protein, translating to MLTYEEFKQAIDHGYITGDVVMIVRKNGQIFDYVLPGEEVQPWEVVTVEAVADILNELQII from the coding sequence ATGCTAACATACGAGGAATTTAAGCAAGCTATTGATCATGGATATATCACAGGAGACGTGGTCATGATCGTGCGTAAAAACGGACAGATATTTGATTATGTGTTGCCAGGGGAGGAAGTGCAGCCTTGGGAAGTGGTGACAGTCGAGGCAGTTGCTGATATTTTAAACGAATTACAAATTATTTGA
- the seeM gene encoding exotoxin M precursor, whose translation MRIFLRQNCRLVNMSTTFFIVVLSLVVFSVRMVSAEGTINIKDIYSPRWDVDKTLSPTTLREIYNRDTIKKENKPVTGKRGTQVIIDAQHKTKVWEFDDYNFIISSNLYPSVEGKFNVGDNVDVFGLALSAEVFSKDQIHSINGGLVKVNERKGAGKTIYMNVFIDGHKKDETSKYKITFEKSPVTFQEVDVRLRKSFMLNDEIKLYQYGSKVLSGNWEFHGSGENEEGADLFKYPDYRYNNLIDIDKKSHIDVYLFTNKEN comes from the coding sequence ATGAGAATTTTTTTACGTCAGAATTGTCGTTTGGTTAATATGTCAACTACTTTTTTTATAGTAGTATTGTCATTGGTGGTATTTTCTGTTAGGATGGTTTCTGCGGAGGGGACTATTAATATTAAGGATATATACTCTCCAAGGTGGGATGTAGATAAAACATTATCCCCTACTACCTTAAGAGAAATTTATAATAGAGATACTATAAAAAAAGAGAATAAACCCGTTACTGGAAAAAGAGGGACGCAAGTTATTATAGATGCTCAGCATAAAACTAAAGTATGGGAATTTGATGATTATAATTTTATAATATCAAGTAACCTATACCCATCTGTAGAAGGTAAATTTAATGTTGGAGATAATGTCGATGTTTTTGGTCTTGCATTATCGGCTGAAGTATTTTCAAAAGATCAAATACATTCAATCAATGGTGGTCTCGTTAAAGTTAATGAGAGAAAAGGAGCTGGAAAAACGATTTACATGAACGTTTTTATTGATGGGCATAAGAAAGATGAGACCTCGAAATATAAAATAACTTTTGAAAAATCTCCCGTTACCTTCCAGGAGGTTGATGTTAGATTGAGAAAATCATTTATGCTGAACGATGAAATAAAACTTTATCAGTATGGTTCCAAAGTTCTATCTGGAAACTGGGAATTTCACGGCTCAGGCGAGAACGAGGAAGGTGCTGACTTATTTAAATACCCAGATTATAGATATAATAATTTGATAGATATAGACAAAAAGAGTCATATTGATGTCTATCTATTCACAAACAAAGAAAATTAG
- the speC gene encoding Exotoxin type C precursor — translation MKKNTLALLFLVCVSLTLCTTESVFSDTYNTNDVRNPRNIYAPRYDKDEILDNRRLKEIYNKEIIEKNNISINAKQGTQLIFNTDENTTVWNDNTFKKVISSNLSPSQERMFNVGDHVNIFAIVKSYHVVCKEQFNYIDGGIIKTSDVKPEEKAIYINIFGEKELRTLTAKDKITFKNNIVTLQEIDVRLRKSLMGDSKIKLYEYDSLYKKGFWDIHYKDGGNSHTNLFTYPDYTDNETIDMSKVSHFDVYLNEEFSKN, via the coding sequence ATGAAAAAAAATACCTTGGCTTTGCTATTCCTTGTGTGTGTATCGCTTACCCTATGCACTACTGAGAGTGTCTTTTCAGATACGTACAATACAAATGATGTTAGAAATCCAAGGAACATATATGCTCCTAGATATGATAAAGACGAAATTTTAGATAATAGAAGATTAAAAGAAATATATAATAAAGAAATTATTGAAAAAAATAATATATCGATAAATGCCAAACAAGGAACGCAATTGATTTTTAATACGGATGAAAATACTACAGTTTGGAATGATAACACTTTTAAGAAAGTCATATCTAGTAATCTTTCTCCTTCACAGGAAAGAATGTTTAATGTTGGTGATCATGTGAATATTTTTGCTATAGTAAAGTCATATCATGTTGTATGCAAGGAACAATTCAATTATATTGATGGGGGAATAATAAAAACAAGTGATGTAAAACCAGAAGAAAAAGCAATTTATATTAATATTTTTGGTGAAAAAGAATTACGAACATTAACAGCTAAAGATAAGATTACCTTTAAAAATAATATTGTAACTCTTCAGGAGATTGATGTTAGACTTAGGAAAAGTTTGATGGGAGACAGCAAAATAAAATTGTATGAGTACGATTCTTTGTATAAAAAAGGGTTTTGGGATATTCATTATAAAGACGGTGGCAATAGCCACACCAATTTATTTACTTACCCCGACTATACAGATAATGAAACGATTGATATGAGTAAAGTTAGTCACTTTGATGTTTACTTAAACGAAGAATTTTCTAAAAATTAA
- a CDS encoding phage amidase protein: protein MISSQCREVIEFYINLANAGMGVDKDGAYGTQCADVPCYAAKHWFGVDLWGNAADLLDSASAQGWEVHRMPTDANPRAGAFFVMDAWFGGINYGHTGLVYVDSDGYTMQTIEQNIDGNADALYVGGPARFNTRDFTNVAGWFYPPYQGDVAAQTVSTDPQTSDTIVETSKSGTFTLDAAEINVRRWPNLTSEVVDSYKQGQTVSFDSEGYANGYYWISYVGGSGKRNYMAIGPTDKDGNIISLWGKLGGKDPR, encoded by the coding sequence ATGATTAGTTCGCAGTGTCGAGAGGTTATCGAGTTTTACATCAATTTGGCTAATGCTGGTATGGGTGTTGATAAGGACGGGGCTTATGGCACGCAATGTGCAGATGTCCCTTGTTACGCAGCTAAGCACTGGTTTGGTGTCGATCTCTGGGGCAACGCAGCGGACTTACTAGATAGCGCAAGTGCGCAGGGCTGGGAAGTCCATCGCATGCCTACAGATGCAAATCCACGAGCTGGGGCATTTTTTGTCATGGACGCTTGGTTTGGTGGTATCAATTATGGTCATACGGGTCTTGTGTACGTTGACTCAGATGGTTACACTATGCAGACTATCGAGCAAAATATTGATGGTAATGCAGATGCGTTGTATGTAGGGGGTCCGGCCCGTTTTAATACTCGTGACTTTACTAATGTGGCCGGCTGGTTTTATCCTCCTTATCAGGGAGATGTTGCTGCACAAACGGTCAGCACAGACCCGCAAACCTCAGACACGATCGTAGAGACATCAAAATCAGGTACTTTTACACTTGACGCCGCAGAGATCAACGTCCGCCGCTGGCCGAATTTAACCAGTGAGGTAGTAGATAGTTATAAGCAAGGCCAAACCGTTAGCTTTGATAGTGAGGGTTACGCCAATGGCTACTACTGGATTAGCTATGTCGGAGGCTCAGGTAAGCGTAATTATATGGCAATTGGTCCTACTGACAAAGACGGGAATATTATCAGTCTTTGGGGTAAATTAGGAGGTAAAGATCCGAGATAA
- the lytG_3 gene encoding phage amidase protein — MTFLDDIKSAVIAEWHNHKILPSLTAAQAILESGWGKYAPHNALFGIKADSSWSGKSFDTKTQEEYQPGVVTDLVDRFRAYDSWDESILDHGQFLVDNPRYKSVIGETDYKRLVMQ, encoded by the coding sequence ATGACCTTTTTAGACGACATAAAAAGCGCAGTTATCGCAGAGTGGCACAATCATAAGATTTTGCCATCTCTGACGGCTGCTCAAGCTATTTTAGAGAGCGGTTGGGGCAAGTATGCCCCACATAACGCATTGTTTGGTATCAAGGCAGATAGCTCATGGTCTGGTAAATCTTTTGATACCAAGACACAAGAGGAGTATCAGCCAGGTGTCGTGACGGATCTCGTGGACCGCTTTAGAGCCTATGACAGTTGGGACGAGTCAATCCTTGATCATGGCCAGTTTTTAGTGGATAATCCACGATACAAATCAGTTATCGGGGAGACCGACTATAAAAGGCTTGTCATGCAATAA